The following proteins are co-located in the Vigna unguiculata cultivar IT97K-499-35 chromosome 9, ASM411807v1, whole genome shotgun sequence genome:
- the LOC114163825 gene encoding HMG1/2-like protein, protein MKGGKSKTESKRGDAKLAVNKKGAPAKARKPAGKGKAAKDPNKPKRPPSAFFVFMEEFRKQFNKEHPDNKAVSAVGKAAGAKWKSMSDAEKAPYVAKSEKRKVEYEKSMRAYNKKQAEGPTGGDEEESEKSVSEVNDDDDDDEGSAEEEDDD, encoded by the exons ATGAAAGGAGGCAAGTCAAAAACCGAATCTAAGAGAGGCGATGCCAA ACTTGCTGTGAATAAGAAGGGTGCGCCAGCCAAGGCCAGGAAACCAGCAGGCAAGGGCAAGGCTGCGAAAGACCCTAACAAGCCAAAGAGGCCTCCCAGTGCTTTCTTTGTTTTCAT gGAGGAGTTTAGGAAACAATTTAACAAAGAACATCCTGACAACAAAGCCGTGTCTGCT GTGGGAAAAGCTGCTGGAGCAAAATGGAAGTCTATGTCTGATGCT GAAAAAGCACCATATGTGGCAAAGTCTGAGAAACGAAAGGTGGAGTACGAGAAAAGCATGAGAGCCTACAACAAGAAACAG GCGGAAGGTCCTACTGGTGGAGATGAAGAAGAGTCTGAGAAGTCAGTATCCGAGgtgaatgatgatgatgatgatgatgagggCAGTGCCGAG GAGGAAGATGATGACTAG
- the LOC114162438 gene encoding putative 12-oxophytodienoate reductase 11, protein MNNTMVEEEEKEKEEEVIPLLTPFKMGKFNLSHRIVLAPLTRTRSYNFVAQPHAALYYSQRTTKGGLLIGEASGVSETAQGYPNTPGIWTRDQVEAWKPIVRAVHEKGGIFFCQLWHAGRVSNYVYQPNGKPPISSTNKAIEGSSTKYPSPHRLRTDEIPTIVDDFRMAAKNAIEAGFDGVEIHGANGYLLDQFLKDHVNDRDDEFGGSLENRCRFPLMVVKAIIDEIGSEKVGVRLSPFANYCDCKDSDPQALGIYMAQSLRKLDILYCHVIEPRMVTMFEKCETNVSLLPIRKAFGGTFIVAGGYSRSGGNKVVADGGADLVAYGRLFLANPDLPMRFEVDAELNKPDRSTFYTSDPVVGYTDYPFLQHDH, encoded by the exons agaaggaagaggAAGTGATACCCCTTCTCACCCCATTCAAGATGGGAAAATTCAATCTTTCTCACAG GATTGTTCTGGCGCCATTAACAAGAACAAGATCTTACAACTTCGTTGCTCAGCCTCATGCTGCTCTCTACTATTCTCAACGAACAACAAAGGGTGGACTCTTGATTGGAGAAGCCTCAGGGGTGTCAGAAACTGCACAAGG GTACCCAAACACACCAGGCATTTGGACAAGAGACCAAGTGGAAGCATGGAAACCAATTGTGAGAGCTGTTCACGAGAAAGGGGGTATATTCTTTTGCCAGCTTTGGCATGCTGGAAGAGTCTCCAACTATG TGTATCAGCCAAATGGAAAACCCCCAATTTCAAGCACAAACAAGGCCATTGAAGGTAGCAGCACCAAATACCCCTCTCCACATCGTCTCAGAACAGATGAAATACCTACAATTGTCGATGACTTTAGAATGGCAGCAAAAAATGCTATAGAAGCTG GCTTTGATGGAGTGGAGATACATGGAGCCAATGGATACTTACTTGATCAGTTCCTGAAAGACCATGTGAACGACAGAGATGATGAATTCGGAGGTAGTTTAGAGAATCGATGTCGATTTCCATTGATGGTCGTGAAGGCAATAATTGATGAGATTGGATCAGAGAAAGTTGGTGTTAGACTCTCCCCTTTTGCTAACTACTGTGATTGCAAAGACTCTGATCCTCAAGCACTTGGGATTTACATGGCTCAATCCTTAAGAAAATTGGACATTCTTTATTGTCATGTCATTGAACCCAGAATGGTTACAATGTTTGAGAAGTGTGAGACCAATGTGTCATTGTTGCCTATTAGAAAGGCCTTTGGTGGAACCTTTATTGTGGCTGGAGGTTACAGTCGGAGTGGTGGAAACAAAGTGGTTGCAGACGGTGGTGCCGATTTGGTGGCTTATGGACGCTTGTTTTTGGCTAATCCAGATCTACCTATGAGATTTGAGGTTGATGCTGAATTGAACAAGCCTGATAGAAGCACTTTTTACACCAGTGATCCTGTAGTTGGATATACAGATTATCCTTTTCTTCAACATGATCACTGA